The Sander vitreus isolate 19-12246 chromosome 24, sanVit1, whole genome shotgun sequence genome segment ATGCCATCGTCTGAAAAGTGAGAATAATTACTGGTTTCATTATTTGTAAAATGATAAGCATAAAGTTTCAGTAGATGACAATGCAAACCAACCtgtgagagcacacacacaaacacacatacagttaaaaacaatgaacaaaGGAGTAAATAGATTATTATTGGTTATAGTATGGATCGGCCTAGAGTCTATAACCCGGAGTCCTAGAGTCTATAACCCGGAGTCCTAGAGTCTATAACCTGGAGTCCTAGAGTCTATAACCCGGAGTCCTAGAGTCTATAACCTGGAGTCCTAGAGTCTATAACCCGGAGTTCTCACTCTGAAATTCCACCAGGCTTTGCAATGGTTTTGTTCCTTCACCCGGCGTGCGTAATACGACACCGATCAAAGATTTGCGTCTGTGTTTTAGATGTTAAAATATTAATGTGATTTGACATACGATCGGAAGTGTGCACAGGGAGTTTATTTGGAAAACGCCACAACCtacactgacacaaattagaccctGTATAAGATAAGATTTCGTACTGCCGTTCACCATCTGAtgggatttttgttttgttttagatgttttattacagaaagtatGAAACCAAATGTCaacgcagcacagacgtgcCTGGTGGAATCTACGGGTCATTCTTACGGGTCCATTTAGCCTCCTGTATGTTCATGTAAATTTATCAGGATTTCCTTACGTCTTCTATCTGTCTACTTCTTGTACCACCCAAACATACGTATGATTTATCTCTGCACGCTTTCTCCTGTCTGCTTTGTCTCTGTCATGtctcatttgattttttttgcaacatCCAGATAGGCGACCTGGATCTCCCTCTCGGCGGGGCAAGTGCTGGTGAACTCCTCCCTCTGATAGGCGCAGTTTAAATACCGCCACAGCCCCGTCATCTCCGACGGGATCTCAAAGCCGCGGTATTTCTTGGCTACGACCTGCAAACAGAAACATGGGAGCACAAGTGAGTTAACAAGTGTTGGGAGCATCAAAGCAATCCAAAATAATCTCAAGATTCAAGTCTCGGAGACGTCCGGCTGAACAAACTTTAAGGATGTGCAGTTTCGGCAGCAGGTTACAGTCAGCCAGGGTTAGCTCGGAGCCATCCAGAAAACTCCTGGACGAGTCTGGAAGATCTCCTGGGGCGTCGGCATCAATCTCCTCAGACAGCGGCGTCCGCAGGAAGTCATCGAGACGCCGGAGAGACTTCAGCAATGCTTTCTCTAAGGCTGCActcatacatacagacagaaataaacTTAAGCAAGGCTTTTATCTAAGGCtgcacacagagatacagacagaaataaacTTCAGCAAGGCTTTCGCTAAggctgcactcacacacacacagacagaaactaGAACTGTGAGCAGTTATGACAGGGTCCAAGTTGCCACCGACGACCTGTGGAGTCCACAAAAGTTGAACCCCAAGGCAGCGAGGAAAACACAAGGAAATATCCCAATGAGTGAGCTTTGAGGTCTGTAGTAAAATGCAATTGAAATTTCCCATTTACATTCATTGAGTCTACCTTGTTTATAGTGCCCCGTAATGGCCGATCTTCCCCAAATTTGACACAGAACTTTAGAGTGGCATGGCGAACAGGAATCCCAAGTTTTGTGTTGATGGCATTTTTTCTTGGCCGAGATATGCTAAAGTTTGTGTTTGGTCACTAGCTACAAAAATGTTTGTCATTAGCACACTTTTAACCGAGCAAAATCATTTTTGATCGCATATTTTCAGGACCATCTGATGAAGCCATGTACCAAGTTTCAGGGAGATCGGATTTGACTCGGGTGCAAATCCCCTGAAGGAGGATTTCTAAAGAGTTGGTTTTGAACATTTTCTCTATTGGGAGTGGCCTACGTCACAtgattctgtctttctctctctcttgctccctCTATCTTACCCTCATTGGTGTCTTTCCTGGAGTTTTTGATGTAAGCGCTGAACTTGGCGAACACGTCGATGCCCGCTGTGTTAGCTTCAGCGTGTTTAGCAGCCAGTCTGGGGTAACTGAAGGAAAGACATGATAGAGAAGTTCACTGAGCAGCTTCTTTtttgacaaaagaaaagaaaagaaaaatattttgagaaTTATTTTGagtattaaaaatgtttaagtgtgtctgtgtaccgTGGCGGGGTCAGTTTTTCCTCCAGGAACTCCTCAATCTTGTTGACGTCGACTTTAACTTCGCCGTTAAACATCACAAACGGAGGGTTGGTTCCTGGAGCAAGGTCCTGCAGGTCGGCCGGCTTCCTGACAACACAATATATCCCCACCAGACTCTTTAgcatggtaaaacacacttcattcaaagtggacaggaACTATGCCTAGGGatcctttctataatgttgtcagacacttagaatacagcctggtctcacagaattccgtgaaatgatcacaaacttttaacagcgcattacgtggtggtggcacagaATGCGTGAAAAatctgtgtggccaccacggaaaacaacgccaatgtaaagtcaatgagaagatgacgtagcattaagagcgactacggtagtgagtactatgtaaggccgaaattctgcgtaaggaggttggttgggggggtggataggtcaaacacaggactttcacccaggagaccggggctCGTGTCACGCATGTCAAGTTtcctaaagtcactttcttcttttccgtcccattcttctcgcgtgtcacggaaccataagcccacccatgatCTTTTCTTTAACTTAAGGTTTATTTAaaggaattcttccgtgggcccatcatgGAATGTTTTGTGATTCTGTGAAAATGCAAAAGATGTTGaattaaggggccgtgttcatttcacagaattctgtgaaatcaGGTtgtagaataataatctgagcctgtcacgcaagtgtgtgtgtgcatgtgtgtgtgtctgtattacCGTTTGAGGTCGACAGTGGTGACGTTGAAGATAACTCCTTTGAGCCAGAGGATCATAAAGAGTCTCTGAGAGAAGGGACAGTTACCGATGCTCTCGCCGTCACTTcctgcctgcacacacacagaaacaagagagtttataaaagataaaataaaaaacgtcAGTGATTAGAGAGACTGCTTTTTGTAATTG includes the following:
- the LOC144513024 gene encoding chloride intracellular channel protein 4 isoform X3; this translates as MALNAIEEERDSLVSVCVQAGSDGESIGNCPFSQRLFMILWLKGVIFNVTTVDLKRKPADLQDLAPGTNPPFVMFNGEVKVDVNKIEEFLEEKLTPPRYPRLAAKHAEANTAGIDVFAKFSAYIKNSRKDTNEALEKALLKSLRRLDDFLRTPLSEEIDADAPGDLPDSSRSFLDGSELTLADCNLLPKLHILKVVAKKYRGFEIPSEMTGLWRYLNCAYQREEFTSTCPAEREIQVAYLDVAKKIK
- the LOC144513024 gene encoding chloride intracellular channel protein 4 isoform X2, encoding MAEGYKLQLFVKAGSDGESIGNCPFSQRLFMILWLKGVIFNVTTVDLKRKPADLQDLAPGTNPPFVMFNGEVKVDVNKIEEFLEEKLTPPRYPRLAAKHAEANTAGIDVFAKFSAYIKNSRKDTNEALEKALLKSLRRLDDFLRTPLSEEIDADAPGDLPDSSRSFLDGSELTLADCNLLPKLHILKVVAKKYRGFEIPSEMTGLWRYLNCAYQREEFTSTCPAEREIQVAYLDVAKKIK